A DNA window from Eikenella exigua contains the following coding sequences:
- the dnaE gene encoding DNA polymerase III subunit alpha, with product MTAPVYIPLRQHTEFSITDGTLRIKELVKKAAAFGLPALGISDLMNTFGLVKFYKTCRGVGIKPVVGADVWVANPDNPEQPFRAMLLVRNEAGYRRLCELLTRAYVGTDRNVAHAELEPQWLAEGGNEGLICLSGAHLGEVGRQLMNGHDNAARAAVQKYAQWFPDAFYLELQRLPEKPEWETSVSGSLKLAAELGLPVVATHPAQFLNPDDFKAHDARVCIAGGWVLADKRRPREFVSGQYFASPEEVAARFADLPEALQNTVEIAKRCNLTLTLGKNFLPQFPTPDGMSLDDYLAQLANQGLRERLAVLYPDEAEREQKLPEYQARLDFELGTIVQMGFPGYFLIVADFINWAKNNGCPVGPGRGSGAGSMVAYSLKITDLDPLRYALLFERFLNPERVSMPDFDIDFCQNNRGRVIEYVRQKYGFEAVSQIVTFGTMSSKAVIRDVGRVLELPFGVCDRLSKLIPMEANKPLSLEKAMEAESEIAKVLEEEEAEELMELAKKLEDLTRGLGMHAGGVLIAPGKISDFCPVYQADESASPVSMYDKGDVEDIGLVKFDFLGLRNLTIIKMAQEFIAQTTGKHIDVNHIDLTDQQAYEVFRKANTTAVFQFESTGMKKMLAQANTTKLEEIIAFVSLYRPGPMDLIPDFIARMKGVRFEYMHPLLEPVLQPTYGIMVYQEQVMQAAQVIGGYSLGGADLLRRAMGKKKPEEMAKHREIFAEGAAKQGIAREKADEIFDYMEKFAGYGFNKSHAAAYALVAYQTAWLKAHYPAEFMAATMSSELDNTDQLKLFYDDARDNGIRFLPPDVNHSGYHFQPDAQRRIRYALGAIKGTGEAAVEAIVAAREAGGAFKSLFDFCERVSRQHINRRTIEALVRGGAFDSIEPNRARLLANIDLAMSNAEQQEENANQGGLFDMVEDAIAPLEMIDVPAWDEAELLAEEKQAIGFYFSGHPFGPAEKEVRQFAPTRLSQLKPNDNARVAGFATAIRSMVGKRGKIAFITLEDTGGKAEVMISGETLEQLGRDTLRADQVLIAECRISRDDYGGEDGLRIIANRVYTLQEARSHYARALTLHLAPHHNIARLAELLQRGGEGKRVPLRLHYANAKASGELIPDSRWQPCLNTELLEELVSLLGERQVGVNW from the coding sequence ATGACCGCCCCTGTTTACATCCCCCTGCGCCAACACACCGAATTTTCCATCACCGACGGCACTTTGCGCATCAAAGAGCTGGTGAAGAAAGCCGCCGCTTTCGGCCTGCCCGCGCTGGGCATCAGCGATTTGATGAACACGTTCGGCCTGGTGAAATTCTACAAAACCTGCCGTGGCGTGGGTATCAAACCGGTGGTGGGGGCGGATGTGTGGGTGGCTAATCCGGACAATCCGGAGCAGCCCTTCCGAGCCATGCTCTTGGTGCGCAACGAAGCGGGCTACCGCCGCCTGTGCGAGCTGCTCACCCGCGCTTATGTCGGCACGGATCGCAATGTTGCCCATGCCGAGCTGGAGCCGCAATGGCTGGCCGAAGGCGGCAATGAAGGGTTGATCTGCCTGTCCGGTGCGCATTTGGGCGAAGTGGGCCGCCAGTTGATGAACGGCCATGACAACGCCGCCCGCGCCGCCGTGCAGAAATACGCGCAATGGTTTCCCGATGCTTTTTATTTGGAACTGCAAAGGCTACCTGAAAAACCGGAATGGGAAACTTCGGTTTCAGGTAGCCTCAAATTGGCGGCAGAGCTGGGTTTGCCCGTGGTGGCCACCCATCCGGCACAGTTTTTAAACCCTGACGATTTCAAGGCGCACGATGCGCGCGTGTGCATTGCCGGCGGCTGGGTGCTGGCCGATAAACGCCGCCCGCGCGAATTTGTGTCCGGCCAGTATTTTGCTTCGCCGGAAGAGGTGGCCGCCCGCTTTGCCGATTTGCCGGAGGCACTGCAAAACACGGTGGAAATCGCCAAGCGCTGCAACCTCACGCTTACGCTGGGCAAAAACTTCCTGCCGCAGTTCCCCACGCCCGACGGCATGAGCTTGGACGATTACCTCGCCCAACTGGCCAACCAAGGCCTGCGCGAACGGCTGGCCGTGCTCTATCCGGATGAGGCGGAGCGCGAACAAAAACTGCCGGAATACCAGGCGCGGCTGGATTTCGAGCTGGGCACCATCGTGCAGATGGGCTTCCCAGGCTACTTCCTGATTGTGGCCGACTTCATCAATTGGGCGAAAAATAACGGCTGCCCGGTGGGGCCGGGGCGCGGCTCGGGCGCAGGCTCGATGGTGGCGTATTCCTTAAAAATTACTGATTTAGACCCGCTGCGATATGCGCTGCTGTTTGAGCGTTTCCTCAATCCCGAGCGCGTGTCAATGCCCGATTTCGATATTGACTTTTGCCAAAACAACCGTGGCCGCGTGATTGAATATGTGCGCCAAAAATATGGCTTCGAGGCAGTGAGCCAGATTGTTACCTTTGGCACAATGTCTTCCAAAGCCGTAATCCGTGATGTGGGGCGCGTGCTGGAGCTGCCGTTCGGCGTGTGCGACCGGCTTTCCAAGCTGATTCCGATGGAAGCCAACAAGCCGCTGAGCCTGGAGAAGGCGATGGAGGCCGAGTCGGAAATCGCCAAGGTGCTGGAAGAGGAAGAGGCCGAAGAGCTAATGGAGCTGGCCAAAAAGCTGGAAGACCTCACGCGCGGGCTGGGCATGCATGCCGGCGGCGTGTTGATTGCGCCAGGCAAGATTTCCGATTTCTGCCCGGTGTATCAGGCCGATGAATCCGCCTCGCCCGTTTCCATGTATGACAAGGGCGACGTGGAAGATATTGGGCTGGTGAAGTTTGACTTCCTTGGCCTGCGCAATCTTACCATCATTAAAATGGCGCAGGAATTTATTGCGCAAACCACCGGCAAGCACATCGATGTGAACCACATCGACCTCACCGACCAGCAGGCCTATGAAGTGTTCCGCAAGGCCAACACCACGGCGGTGTTCCAGTTTGAATCCACCGGTATGAAAAAGATGCTGGCGCAGGCCAATACCACCAAGCTGGAAGAAATTATCGCCTTCGTGTCGCTCTACCGTCCCGGCCCGATGGATTTGATTCCGGACTTCATCGCCCGCATGAAGGGCGTACGCTTCGAATACATGCACCCGCTGCTCGAGCCCGTGTTGCAGCCCACCTACGGCATCATGGTGTATCAGGAGCAGGTGATGCAGGCCGCGCAGGTGATTGGCGGCTATTCGCTCGGCGGTGCGGACTTATTGCGCCGCGCCATGGGCAAGAAAAAGCCCGAAGAAATGGCGAAACACCGCGAAATTTTCGCCGAAGGCGCGGCCAAGCAGGGCATTGCCCGCGAAAAAGCCGATGAAATCTTCGACTACATGGAAAAATTCGCCGGCTACGGCTTCAACAAATCCCATGCCGCCGCCTATGCCTTGGTGGCCTACCAAACCGCCTGGCTCAAAGCTCACTATCCGGCCGAATTCATGGCCGCTACCATGTCGAGCGAGTTGGACAACACCGACCAGCTCAAGCTGTTCTATGACGATGCCCGCGATAACGGCATCCGCTTCCTGCCGCCCGATGTCAACCATTCCGGCTACCACTTCCAGCCTGATGCCCAACGCCGTATCCGCTACGCCTTGGGCGCGATTAAAGGCACCGGCGAAGCTGCGGTGGAAGCCATTGTGGCCGCACGGGAAGCAGGCGGCGCCTTTAAGAGCCTATTCGACTTCTGCGAGCGCGTGAGCCGCCAGCACATCAACCGCCGCACCATCGAAGCCTTGGTGCGGGGCGGCGCGTTCGACAGCATCGAGCCCAACCGCGCCCGCCTGCTTGCCAATATCGACCTGGCTATGAGTAACGCCGAGCAGCAGGAAGAGAATGCTAACCAAGGCGGCTTGTTCGATATGGTGGAAGATGCGATTGCTCCCTTGGAGATGATTGATGTGCCCGCCTGGGACGAAGCCGAGCTTTTGGCCGAGGAAAAACAGGCCATCGGCTTTTATTTTTCCGGCCACCCCTTCGGCCCGGCCGAAAAAGAAGTGCGCCAGTTCGCTCCCACCCGCCTTTCCCAGCTCAAACCTAATGACAACGCGCGCGTGGCCGGCTTTGCCACCGCCATCCGTAGCATGGTGGGCAAGCGCGGCAAAATCGCCTTCATCACGCTGGAAGACACCGGCGGCAAAGCCGAAGTGATGATTAGCGGCGAAACGCTCGAACAGCTCGGCCGCGACACCCTGCGCGCCGACCAAGTGTTGATTGCCGAATGCCGCATCAGCCGCGATGACTACGGCGGCGAAGATGGCCTGCGCATCATCGCCAACCGCGTTTACACCCTGCAGGAAGCCCGCAGCCACTACGCCCGCGCCCTCACCCTGCACCTCGCCCCCCACCACAACATCGCCCGCTTGGCTGAGTTGTTGCAACGAGGCGGCGAAGGCAAACGTGTTCCCCTGCGTCTGCACTACGCCAATGCCAAAGCCAGCGGCGAGCTCATTCCCGACAGCCGCTGGCAGCCCTGCCTCAACACCGAACTCTTGGAAGAACTGGTGTCGCTCTTAGGCGAGCGGCAGGTAGGGGTAAATTGGTAG
- the tilS gene encoding tRNA lysidine(34) synthetase TilS, with protein MENLPTNNQLRQHITQQWPAPNAGRFAVEVGFSGGLDSVVLLHLLCSLRNELSLELSAVHIHHGLDAPADEWAEFCHELCARWQVPLRIERVQVAFGKLGLEAAARAERYRCFAQSRADAVALAHHADDQAETLLLAALRGGGLRALAAMPALRALNERISLWRPLLAVPRTELLAYAQEHKLTWVEDSSNADTALLRNWLRREALPPWQERVPHLTRQLLATVGRLQHDLALLEDYSQTEHNSLYDAAGRFQAASWRQLPPLRQTHQLHLFARNHRLGSPRADSVRQFAATLANPTVRQAQWLLPHGRAILYAGCLFPVPAKWTAGELLAQPMWQPTTHGLPENLIQPDSGIWRAPQPGDTLPLPHGRKKISRLLQEKKVPPFMRALWPLWVHEQHGCLAAANLQTHCRLSVPNGYQAQAEDLTRFILSNIGSLDDQTE; from the coding sequence ATGGAAAATTTACCGACAAATAACCAACTGCGGCAACACATTACCCAACAATGGCCGGCGCCAAACGCCGGCCGTTTTGCCGTGGAAGTCGGTTTCAGCGGCGGGCTCGATTCCGTGGTCTTATTGCACCTGTTATGCAGCCTGCGCAACGAATTGTCGCTGGAATTGAGCGCGGTACACATCCACCACGGTCTCGATGCCCCCGCCGACGAATGGGCGGAATTCTGCCACGAACTGTGCGCCCGATGGCAAGTGCCGTTGCGCATAGAGCGCGTGCAGGTGGCGTTCGGCAAACTCGGGCTCGAAGCCGCTGCCCGTGCCGAACGCTACCGCTGCTTCGCCCAAAGCCGCGCCGATGCCGTTGCCCTCGCCCACCATGCCGATGATCAAGCCGAAACCCTGCTGCTGGCCGCCCTGCGCGGCGGTGGGCTCCGTGCCCTCGCCGCCATGCCTGCCCTGCGGGCGCTGAACGAACGTATCAGCCTATGGCGCCCCCTCTTGGCCGTTCCCCGAACCGAGCTGCTCGCCTACGCCCAAGAACACAAGCTGACATGGGTGGAAGACAGCAGCAACGCCGATACCGCCCTACTGCGCAACTGGCTGCGCCGCGAAGCCCTACCCCCATGGCAAGAACGCGTGCCACATCTCACCCGCCAACTGCTCGCCACCGTCGGCCGCCTGCAACACGACTTGGCACTATTGGAAGACTACAGCCAAACTGAGCACAACAGCCTGTATGACGCCGCCGGCCGTTTTCAGGCAGCCTCTTGGCGGCAGCTTCCCCCCTTACGGCAAACCCACCAGCTGCACCTGTTCGCCCGCAACCACCGCCTCGGCAGCCCCCGCGCCGACAGCGTGCGCCAATTCGCCGCCACCCTCGCCAACCCCACCGTGCGGCAAGCCCAATGGCTGCTGCCGCACGGCCGCGCCATCCTCTACGCCGGCTGCCTGTTTCCCGTTCCCGCCAAGTGGACCGCCGGTGAACTACTTGCCCAACCCATGTGGCAACCCACCACTCACGGGCTACCTGAAAATCTGATTCAGCCCGACAGCGGCATCTGGCGCGCCCCGCAACCCGGCGACACCCTGCCCCTGCCGCACGGCCGCAAAAAAATCAGCCGCCTGCTGCAGGAAAAAAAAGTGCCCCCCTTCATGCGCGCCCTATGGCCGCTGTGGGTACACGAACAACACGGCTGCCTCGCCGCTGCCAACCTGCAAACCCATTGCCGCCTCTCCGTGCCGAATGGCTATCAAGCGCAAGCTGAAGATTTGACCCGGTTTATTTTGTCCAACATTGGTAGTTTGGACGACCAAACGGAATAA
- a CDS encoding sigma-54-dependent transcriptional regulator, which yields MRSSDILIVDDEVGIRDLLSEILQDEGYSVTLAENAEEARQLRNQTRPTMVLLDIWMPDCDGITLLKEWAKSGQLNMPVVMMSGHASIDTAVEATKIGALDFLEKPIALQKLLAAVERAFKHSAMQASSTMSLDKLGTSEAVKQLNQQLERAARTQAPVLLSGEPGSPFELVAHYFQTGNAPWVELGKIEQISSSPIELLQKAGNGVLYLGDIAQYGKSIQQGILFLLGKADRYNVRIVCACSQPVQELITSPDFDSRLLNSLSAIMVSIPPLRNQPEDIVFLVEQLIQEFSESRKTAVKFNTAALNALRQYDWPGNFEQLRSVVKSIVLTAESKEICLENVQAVLSQFTLNQPSELVGGFNFDLPLRELREDLERRYFEYHIAQEGHNMSKVAQKVGLERTHLYRKLKQLGIQFSRRGSNDSK from the coding sequence ATGCGCAGCAGTGATATTTTGATTGTAGATGATGAAGTGGGCATCCGCGATTTGCTGTCGGAAATCCTGCAAGACGAAGGCTATTCGGTTACTCTGGCCGAAAATGCCGAAGAAGCCCGCCAACTTCGAAACCAGACCCGCCCCACCATGGTGTTGCTGGACATTTGGATGCCCGATTGCGACGGCATTACTCTGCTCAAAGAGTGGGCCAAATCTGGTCAGCTCAACATGCCTGTGGTGATGATGAGCGGCCACGCCAGCATCGATACTGCCGTGGAGGCCACCAAAATCGGCGCGCTGGATTTCTTGGAAAAACCCATCGCCCTACAAAAGCTTTTGGCTGCCGTAGAACGTGCCTTCAAACACAGCGCTATGCAGGCTTCTTCCACCATGTCGCTGGATAAACTCGGCACCAGCGAAGCTGTTAAACAGCTCAACCAGCAGCTCGAACGTGCTGCCCGCACCCAAGCCCCCGTGCTACTCTCCGGCGAGCCAGGTTCACCGTTCGAGTTGGTGGCACACTACTTCCAAACCGGCAATGCCCCCTGGGTGGAGCTCGGCAAAATCGAACAAATCAGCAGCAGCCCCATCGAATTGCTGCAAAAAGCCGGCAACGGTGTGCTCTATCTAGGTGACATCGCCCAATACGGCAAAAGCATCCAGCAAGGCATCCTCTTCCTCTTGGGTAAGGCCGACCGCTACAACGTGCGCATCGTCTGCGCCTGCAGCCAGCCTGTGCAAGAGCTGATTACCAGCCCAGACTTCGACTCCCGCCTGCTCAACAGCCTCTCGGCCATCATGGTCAGCATCCCACCATTGCGCAACCAGCCCGAAGACATTGTTTTCTTGGTGGAGCAGCTGATTCAAGAGTTTTCCGAAAGCCGCAAAACCGCCGTTAAATTCAACACTGCTGCCCTGAACGCCCTGCGCCAATACGACTGGCCGGGCAACTTCGAGCAGCTGCGCAGTGTGGTGAAAAGCATTGTGCTCACCGCCGAGAGCAAAGAAATCTGTTTGGAAAATGTGCAGGCCGTGCTCAGCCAGTTCACGCTCAACCAACCCTCCGAATTGGTGGGCGGCTTCAACTTCGACCTGCCCCTACGCGAATTGCGCGAAGACTTGGAACGCCGCTATTTCGAATACCATATTGCCCAGGAAGGGCATAACATGAGCAAAGTAGCGCAGAAAGTCGGCCTCGAGCGCACCCACCTGTACCGCAAGCTCAAACAGCTCGGTATCCAATTCTCCCGCCGAGGCAGTAACGACAGCAAATAG
- a CDS encoding threonine/serine ThrE exporter family protein has product MTTPVPASLPSVSTDYEQQQEITRLCVHAALLLLQYGAESTLIDQIAVRLGRALGMDSVECALTPNAIVITTRRCNQCITTTRKNFDKGINMSVITAVQHIVLDAEDGLYSVQEVREQLDAVKPEKYNRYFVVFMVGLSCASFAHLSGGDPLICFITFIASACGMWVRQRLSARHYNPAVVFAVTAFVASMVSGTALKFGWGEHPEIATAASVLLLVPGMPLINSLADMLKGHVNMGMSRWTVAMLLTFSTCLGIVLALSLLNVSAWD; this is encoded by the coding sequence ATGACGACTCCCGTTCCCGCTTCCCTTCCCTCCGTTTCCACTGATTACGAACAGCAGCAGGAAATCACCCGCCTGTGCGTCCATGCCGCACTGTTGCTGTTGCAATACGGTGCGGAAAGCACGCTTATTGACCAAATCGCCGTGCGCCTTGGCCGTGCGCTGGGCATGGACAGTGTGGAGTGTGCGCTCACACCCAATGCGATTGTGATCACCACGCGCCGTTGCAATCAATGCATCACCACCACGCGCAAGAATTTCGACAAAGGCATCAATATGTCGGTGATCACAGCGGTGCAGCACATTGTGCTGGATGCGGAAGACGGTCTATATAGCGTGCAGGAAGTGCGTGAACAGCTGGATGCGGTGAAGCCGGAAAAATACAACCGCTATTTTGTGGTGTTTATGGTGGGGCTCTCCTGCGCGAGCTTTGCCCACCTCTCGGGTGGCGATCCGCTGATTTGCTTCATCACGTTTATTGCTTCGGCCTGCGGTATGTGGGTACGCCAAAGGTTGTCGGCACGGCACTATAACCCGGCGGTAGTGTTCGCGGTTACTGCTTTTGTGGCTTCAATGGTGTCGGGCACGGCACTGAAGTTCGGTTGGGGCGAGCACCCAGAAATCGCTACGGCGGCCAGCGTCCTGCTGCTAGTGCCTGGGATGCCGCTGATTAATTCGCTGGCCGATATGCTCAAAGGCCATGTGAATATGGGTATGAGCCGCTGGACAGTGGCCATGCTGCTCACGTTCAGCACCTGTTTGGGCATTGTGTTGGCCTTGAGCCTGTTGAATGTTTCTGCTTGGGATTAA
- a CDS encoding acetyl-CoA carboxylase carboxyltransferase subunit alpha, which translates to MKQIFLDFEQPIAELVQKIEELRFVQNDSVLDISEEIERLQKKSNELTKNIFAKLTPAQIMQVSRHPQRPYTLDYIEALCTDFEELHGDRHYADDYAIVGGLAKFKGQSVVVIGHQKGRDTKAKIRRNFGMPRPEGYRKALRLMKMAEKFGLPVLTFIDTPGAYPGIGAEERGQSEAIGRNLYELTRLRVPVICTVIGEGGSGGALAIAVGDAVNMLQYATYSVISPEGCASILWKTAEKAADAAQALGITAKRLKSLELIDQIIAEPLGGAHRDYETVMNNVRKTIRQQLADLEHQPVEQLLAKRFDRIMAYGKFTDK; encoded by the coding sequence ATGAAACAGATTTTTCTCGATTTCGAGCAGCCCATTGCCGAACTGGTGCAGAAAATAGAAGAACTGCGCTTCGTGCAAAACGACTCGGTATTGGATATTTCCGAAGAAATCGAACGCCTGCAAAAGAAAAGCAACGAGCTCACCAAAAACATTTTTGCCAAGCTCACTCCCGCACAAATTATGCAGGTTTCGCGCCATCCGCAGCGCCCCTACACCCTCGACTACATCGAAGCACTGTGTACCGATTTTGAAGAGCTGCACGGCGACCGCCACTATGCAGACGACTATGCCATCGTGGGTGGGCTGGCCAAATTTAAAGGCCAGAGCGTGGTGGTTATTGGTCACCAAAAAGGCCGCGATACCAAGGCCAAAATCCGCCGTAATTTCGGCATGCCCCGCCCTGAAGGCTACCGCAAAGCCCTGCGCCTAATGAAGATGGCGGAAAAATTCGGCCTGCCTGTGCTTACCTTTATCGACACCCCCGGCGCCTATCCTGGCATCGGTGCTGAAGAGCGTGGCCAATCCGAAGCCATCGGCCGCAATCTGTATGAGCTCACCCGCCTGCGCGTGCCGGTTATCTGCACCGTAATCGGTGAAGGCGGCTCCGGCGGCGCACTGGCCATTGCCGTGGGTGATGCCGTAAATATGCTGCAATACGCCACCTATTCTGTGATTTCGCCTGAAGGTTGCGCTTCCATTCTGTGGAAAACTGCCGAAAAAGCTGCCGATGCCGCACAAGCCCTAGGCATTACTGCCAAGCGCTTGAAGAGCCTCGAGCTAATCGACCAAATCATCGCCGAGCCCTTGGGCGGCGCCCACCGCGATTATGAAACCGTGATGAACAACGTGCGCAAAACCATCCGCCAGCAGCTGGCCGATTTGGAACACCAGCCGGTGGAGCAGCTGCTGGCCAAACGCTTCGACCGCATCATGGCCTATGGAAAATTTACCGACAAATAA
- a CDS encoding L-threonylcarbamoyladenylate synthase: MFPRVLSVSAARGLRAHLRGGGLVAYPTESSYGLGCLPTHRRALRRLMQLKKRPQHKGLIVIGSNLVQLEPLLQRLPENQRRLAQSTWPAAVTFLFAVSGSVPALLRGRGREKLAVRVPAHDGARRLCALLGAPLVSTSCNRSGRRALRHQREVQRCFGRDVYVVNGRCGGAKRPSRIVDAQSGTCLR, translated from the coding sequence ATGTTTCCACGAGTTCTTTCCGTCTCCGCCGCCCGAGGGCTGCGTGCGCACCTGCGCGGCGGCGGCTTGGTGGCTTATCCCACGGAATCCAGCTACGGATTGGGCTGCCTGCCCACGCATCGCCGCGCCTTGCGCCGGCTGATGCAGCTGAAAAAACGGCCACAGCACAAGGGGTTGATTGTTATCGGCAGTAATTTGGTGCAGCTCGAGCCATTGCTGCAAAGGCTACCTGAAAACCAGCGCCGGCTGGCACAAAGCACTTGGCCGGCGGCGGTAACGTTTTTATTTGCGGTATCAGGGAGTGTACCGGCGTTGTTACGCGGGCGCGGGCGGGAAAAACTGGCGGTGCGCGTGCCGGCGCATGATGGGGCACGGCGTCTGTGCGCGCTGCTGGGCGCACCGCTGGTGTCCACTTCGTGCAACCGCAGCGGGCGGCGGGCTTTACGGCATCAGCGCGAGGTGCAGCGCTGTTTTGGGCGGGATGTGTATGTGGTAAACGGCCGCTGCGGTGGGGCGAAGCGGCCGAGCCGGATTGTGGATGCGCAGAGCGGGACGTGTTTGCGCTAG
- a CDS encoding DNA internalization-related competence protein ComEC/Rec2 has product MRLGGLCCWVAGVLLAFLLPAAHFVAVAAALALLLALIGCFRRARGAWWLLCGLLYGVWRVQLALSQQWPAEPEFQRVRLDFQVASVAEASAQSVRFEAWAQTETGERFRLLVSDRYLREWRPGSRWRMTVRVRPTVGERNENGFDREAWALSQHIDGMASAARERVELPPDTGWQSRWQNWRYERQQAWQQAAESYPNGAALMRALGGGGYGGLADEHWQAFRVLGINHLISVSGLHIGMVALAAAYLARLLLLRLPLAEPRRWYLAAGLAAALFYSALAGFGVPIQRSLLMLTVFAWQWYRRGSPAPWRAWWQALAVVLLFDPLSALGVGFWFSFGAVAALIWVAQGRLEAMPDDDAPEGGWLRTAKHSGKWRTALRAQYAATLLGFWQAGQVFGIVPLAAPLANALLIPWFSWVLVPLALLAVLLPFEGYLKMAAAIGEYTMGAVVWAGGIVPTGALAHLPPLFWLAVLAALAVWLLPRGLGLRPWAALVLAASCLYRTPAPEHGTAAVRIVDVGQGLALQVRTQNHWLLFDTGTAGAAQTQLVPNLLAQGLPPPDVLVLSHHDADHDGGFPAVQAAFTPRKLYAGQPEAYAGAVEWCAGGTAWEWDGVHFEFLTPPRQPQADDNEQSCVLRVLANGQAVLAGGDLGIAGERWLVGTYGDSLHSQLLVLGHHGSRSSSDSAYLNAVAPEAAVAANGFANPYGHPAAIVRHRLSAHHIRLYTTARSGQLDFVLGQGGAIQPQRLGRRFWQRKPFEE; this is encoded by the coding sequence ATGCGCTTGGGCGGGTTGTGCTGTTGGGTGGCGGGTGTGCTGCTGGCTTTTTTGTTGCCGGCAGCACATTTTGTTGCCGTTGCCGCTGCCTTGGCGTTGTTACTTGCTCTGATTGGCTGCTTCCGGCGCGCCCGTGGGGCGTGGTGGCTGCTGTGTGGGCTGCTTTACGGCGTGTGGCGGGTGCAGTTGGCGCTATCGCAGCAGTGGCCGGCGGAACCGGAGTTTCAACGGGTGCGGCTGGATTTTCAGGTAGCCTCGGTGGCGGAGGCATCGGCGCAGTCGGTGCGGTTTGAAGCTTGGGCGCAAACGGAAACGGGGGAGCGGTTTCGGCTGCTGGTGTCGGATCGGTATTTGCGCGAGTGGCGGCCGGGCAGCCGCTGGCGGATGACGGTTCGGGTGCGGCCTACGGTGGGCGAGCGCAATGAAAACGGCTTCGATCGCGAGGCTTGGGCGTTGAGCCAGCATATCGACGGCATGGCTTCGGCTGCGCGCGAGCGGGTGGAACTGCCGCCGGACACGGGCTGGCAATCGCGTTGGCAAAACTGGCGCTACGAGCGGCAGCAGGCTTGGCAACAGGCGGCGGAAAGCTACCCGAACGGGGCGGCGCTGATGCGGGCTTTGGGCGGCGGCGGATACGGCGGGCTGGCGGATGAGCATTGGCAGGCGTTTCGGGTGTTGGGCATCAATCATCTGATTAGCGTGTCGGGGCTGCACATCGGTATGGTGGCGCTGGCGGCAGCGTATTTGGCGCGGCTTTTGCTGCTGCGCCTGCCGCTGGCCGAGCCGCGACGCTGGTATTTGGCGGCTGGCTTGGCAGCGGCTTTGTTTTATTCGGCATTGGCCGGCTTCGGCGTGCCGATTCAGCGCAGTTTGCTGATGCTGACCGTGTTTGCCTGGCAATGGTATCGGCGCGGCAGCCCTGCGCCGTGGCGGGCTTGGTGGCAGGCTTTGGCCGTGGTGCTGCTGTTCGACCCGCTCTCGGCTTTGGGCGTGGGTTTTTGGTTTTCCTTCGGCGCGGTGGCGGCGCTGATTTGGGTGGCACAAGGGCGGCTGGAGGCCATGCCGGATGACGATGCGCCGGAAGGCGGCTGGCTGCGTACGGCCAAGCATTCCGGCAAATGGCGCACCGCGCTGCGTGCCCAATATGCGGCCACGCTGTTGGGGTTTTGGCAGGCCGGGCAGGTGTTCGGCATTGTGCCGCTGGCCGCGCCTTTGGCCAATGCGCTGCTGATTCCGTGGTTTTCTTGGGTGTTGGTGCCGCTGGCCTTGCTGGCGGTGCTGCTGCCGTTTGAAGGCTACCTGAAAATGGCGGCTGCCATCGGCGAATACACCATGGGCGCGGTGGTGTGGGCGGGCGGCATCGTGCCCACCGGCGCACTGGCGCATTTGCCGCCGCTGTTTTGGCTGGCCGTGTTGGCCGCGCTGGCGGTGTGGCTGTTGCCGCGCGGCCTGGGATTGCGGCCTTGGGCGGCGCTGGTGTTGGCGGCATCCTGCCTGTATCGCACGCCCGCACCGGAGCACGGCACGGCGGCAGTGCGGATTGTGGACGTGGGGCAGGGGCTCGCCTTGCAGGTGCGCACGCAAAACCATTGGCTGCTGTTCGACACCGGCACGGCGGGGGCGGCGCAGACGCAGCTGGTGCCCAACCTGCTGGCGCAGGGGCTGCCGCCGCCTGACGTGTTGGTACTCTCGCATCACGATGCCGACCACGACGGCGGCTTCCCCGCTGTTCAGGCAGCCTTTACGCCGCGCAAACTGTATGCCGGTCAGCCGGAAGCTTATGCCGGAGCGGTCGAATGGTGTGCCGGCGGCACGGCGTGGGAATGGGACGGCGTGCACTTCGAATTTCTCACCCCGCCGCGCCAACCGCAGGCCGACGATAACGAACAAAGTTGCGTGCTGCGCGTGTTGGCAAACGGGCAGGCTGTGTTGGCGGGCGGCGATTTGGGCATTGCAGGCGAGCGCTGGCTGGTGGGCACATACGGCGATTCGCTGCACAGCCAATTATTGGTGCTGGGGCACCACGGCAGCCGCTCTTCATCTGATTCGGCCTATCTGAATGCCGTGGCGCCTGAAGCAGCGGTGGCGGCCAACGGTTTCGCCAACCCCTACGGCCACCCCGCCGCCATTGTGCGGCACCGCCTCTCCGCCCACCACATCCGGCTCTACACCACCGCCCGCAGCGGGCAGCTGGATTTCGTGCTGGGGCAGGGCGGGGCAATACAGCCGCAGCGCTTGGGCAGGAGGTTTTGGCAGCGCAAGCCGTTTGAGGAGTGA